CGAGGAAGTGCAAGCCTTCGTCCGCAATCTGGGGCCAGGCATCCGCCTCAAAAGCATCCGGATAGAATGGGACGAGCAGTTTTACGACAAGACCGGCCGCACCGATATAGAAGGCAGCTACACGCCGCAGTTGCTGGCCAGCGGCGCTTGCGACATCTACCCCAGCCGCATCACCAAAAACGCCTGGCGGCTGAAGAAAATGGACTTCGTCACCCTGTTTCCCAACCGGATGATGGTCGTCGCCAATGTGTCGCGCAAGGCGCAATTGAAATCGCCGGCCGACCTCGCCGGCCTGAGCGCGGCGGTGGACCGCAACACCTCGTACCACTCCTGGCTACTTGAGCAAAACCACGGCCCGTACGCCGCCAAGCCCGTCAAGATCACGGTCTTGAAAACAGAAGACAGCTTGAGGGCGGTGGACGGCGGCAAGGTCGACTTCACCATCCTGGACTCGGACATCGCCATCTGGGATACCCGCTACCTGCTCAAGCATACCTATGTGGCGTTTCCGATCGGCGCCATGGACGAGATAGGCTGGGCCTTCCGCAAGGACGACAAGGACCTTCAAGCGGCCGCCGCCCGCTTTTTCGCCCAGCAAAAGCAAGACGAGCGCTCGGAGCTGAATCAGATCTGGGTCCGCCACCACGGGCTCAGCCTGAACCGCTTCATCACGCTGGTGAACTCCACGCAATAGGCGATGATCCTCTTCCACGCGCTGCGCGCCCGGCTGCGCCACTCCATCCGCGACAGGCTGATCGCGATGACCTCCATCATCGTGATGGGCATGGCCTGCGCGCTGACGCTGGTCATCGCGCTGGGCGCCGCGGCCATGCTCAGGCAGGCGGCGGAGCGGCAGCTCAGCCAGAGCCTGGATCAAAGCGCCGCGCTGTTGAGCAATTTTCTGTCTGCGCGGGAATCCAATCTCAATTTGTGGGCGGCCAATCCGCTGGTCGAAGCCATGTTCAGCGACCCGGCGCTGGCCGAAGTGTTCGCCCCCAGCCTGGACAGCTACTTCGCCAAGGCCAAAGCCCGCGAGCCCTGGATCGCCCGCATCCTCCTGCTGCAAAACGATGCCGTCATTTACGACGACAGCGGCAAAATCCCCCCCGGCGCGCTGCGTCTGGCCGAGCTGTCCCGCTTGCCCGACAACAACGTCGCCGCGATCGCCCCCCGGCAATTCCAGCTGGACATGGAGCAGCCCGCCTTGCTGCTCAAACGGCCGCTATTGAAAGAAGGCGCGGCGCTGCCGGGCGCCTATATCGTATTGGCGCTGGACATGGCCCAGATCCAGCAAAGCCTGCTCGCCCGCATCCGCATCGGCGACAATGGCTTTGTCGCGCTGGCCGCCGGCTCTCCGTCCGCCGGCTTGCTGCTGCCATCCCGCCTCGCCATCAGCGCGGCGTCGCTGGCGGACTTCCGCGATGCCTCGCGCCGCTGGCGCGCGCAGGCGGACATTCCCGACCATTACCGCTCCCTGGCGCTGCGCAAGCAGGCGCTGGCCGGCACGCCGCTGGCCTTGATCGGCGCCGCTTCGCAGCAGGATATCCGCGAACCGATAGGCCAGCTCCTGTTCTATTGCGCCGCCTTCGGCCTGCTGGCCCTGGCCGCCGGCGTGCTGTGCGCCATCTTTTTCGCCAAGCGGCTGACCCACCCGGTGCAGGATCTGGCGCGGGCGGCGGTGGCGCTGAAAGATGGCAATCTGACCGACCCCATCGCTTGCGCCAGCGAGGACGAGATCGGCCAGCTGGCGGTCAGCCTGGAGACCACCCGGCACGCGCTGGCGGAACTGGTGGCGGATCTAGAGTCCCGGGTCAGCCAGCGGACTCGGGACTTGTCGCTCAAGAGCGAGGAAGTCGCCCGCCTGCTGGACAACTCCGGACAGGGGTTTCTGTCCATGGACCCGGCGCTGCGGGTCAACCCCGGCTTCAGCAAAGAATGCCTGCGCATCTTCGGCCAGGACATCCGCGGCCTCGCGCTGCCGGACCTGCTGGCACCGGATCAGATCCGACAACGCGATTTTTTAGCCAAGACCCTGGGCCTGGCCATCTCCAGCGAGGACGACCCGCTGCGGCGCGAGGCCTACCTCGACCTGCTGCCCGCCGAATATCGGCTGGGCGGGCACTACTACCGCGCCGAATACAAGCCGCTGGCCGAGGGCGGCATGATGCTGATCCTCACCGACGTGACCGCCCAGAAGAAACTGCAGGACAAGCTGGCCGACGAGCGCTTGCGGCTGAGTTTCATCGTCCACGCGCTGGAATTCCGCGACGACCTGCTGGAGGCGCTGCGCGACTACGACGACTTCCGCCGCCGCAAACTGCCCAGCCTGCTCAGTTTCGAGCCCGACCCGCTCGCCCTGCTGGCCGACTTGCTGCGCGAACTGCATACCTTCAAGGGCTTGTTCGCCCAAGCCAGCCTGCCCTCCCTGCCCAACGCCTTGCATGAGCTGGAAACGCGCATCGCCCGCCTGCGCGACAAAGACGCACTGGAAATCAACGATATCAAGCGCGAGCTGGGCTTGAGCGATCTTGGCAGAGACCTGGAGGCCGATCTGGCCATCCTG
The Chromobacterium sp. IIBBL 290-4 DNA segment above includes these coding regions:
- a CDS encoding transporter substrate-binding domain-containing protein, whose translation is MTIALSGVLAPASARSLKEVLQSRQLRVCIVPVNSASVIVKPKDCREQCEFSGPVYEEVQAFVRNLGPGIRLKSIRIEWDEQFYDKTGRTDIEGSYTPQLLASGACDIYPSRITKNAWRLKKMDFVTLFPNRMMVVANVSRKAQLKSPADLAGLSAAVDRNTSYHSWLLEQNHGPYAAKPVKITVLKTEDSLRAVDGGKVDFTILDSDIAIWDTRYLLKHTYVAFPIGAMDEIGWAFRKDDKDLQAAAARFFAQQKQDERSELNQIWVRHHGLSLNRFITLVNSTQ
- a CDS encoding ATP-binding protein gives rise to the protein MILFHALRARLRHSIRDRLIAMTSIIVMGMACALTLVIALGAAAMLRQAAERQLSQSLDQSAALLSNFLSARESNLNLWAANPLVEAMFSDPALAEVFAPSLDSYFAKAKAREPWIARILLLQNDAVIYDDSGKIPPGALRLAELSRLPDNNVAAIAPRQFQLDMEQPALLLKRPLLKEGAALPGAYIVLALDMAQIQQSLLARIRIGDNGFVALAAGSPSAGLLLPSRLAISAASLADFRDASRRWRAQADIPDHYRSLALRKQALAGTPLALIGAASQQDIREPIGQLLFYCAAFGLLALAAGVLCAIFFAKRLTHPVQDLARAAVALKDGNLTDPIACASEDEIGQLAVSLETTRHALAELVADLESRVSQRTRDLSLKSEEVARLLDNSGQGFLSMDPALRVNPGFSKECLRIFGQDIRGLALPDLLAPDQIRQRDFLAKTLGLAISSEDDPLRREAYLDLLPAEYRLGGHYYRAEYKPLAEGGMMLILTDVTAQKKLQDKLADERLRLSFIVHALEFRDDLLEALRDYDDFRRRKLPSLLSFEPDPLALLADLLRELHTFKGLFAQASLPSLPNALHELETRIARLRDKDALEINDIKRELGLSDLGRDLEADLAILREKLGPAYLSSERAVHIPVSVLDALEGEAKKLYGDDSRMAALIRRLRYEPFRQLIAPHFKAAMLLAQRQNKPLAPIACVGDEALVDPARYGPFCKSLVHVFRNAVDHGIEDADTRLLADKSEVAAIHCELTRLPGVLRLTIADDGRGLDAAQLRASAARKKLLPAEAAAALDDAAAYRLILLDGFTTRQTADAVSGQGVGLAATHKELLRLGGELRIESTPGQGAAFVFTLPYSPPEPLAEPPAPKADAALLTPLAQVTQAFCRDHLKLELDLEERDASLQTAELLDFTAVVPLGSGINALLGLSMERPLLLDMARRFEPDCQEADIAQLADSVGAEIANTVVGKTTVYLTHLSRHVAMGTPEILMPDMRGEWLRRHACVGIAGRADAGRFIVLCAHPRPVPAAE